A stretch of the Methanobacterium veterum genome encodes the following:
- a CDS encoding phosphoenolpyruvate carboxykinase (ATP), with product MFFYKAHGLSIQSTINFPELNKDNHGTDVKIRHGKIDSSSKNILSEGIFRVASRFKMTENSVFLIWNDIEICEITQGKEITVNPFTGIEENFLRALILGPAFGILLHQRGRLVLHASTVNINGGAVAFMGFNGGGKSTTTAALINKGYPLVCDDISSVEFDKNGNPVVFSGFPRIKLWPETIEMFNDDLEAFPRIHSESEKRSCFTHEFSEDNLPLKRIYIIEKDDKIGVADLSSQESLIELIRNSYCANIFQSAEQSANLAEYATIVKNVPVKRLNIGNSLDKLHKLVKIVEEDTMN from the coding sequence ATGTTTTTCTATAAAGCCCACGGGCTATCAATTCAATCTACAATTAATTTTCCAGAGCTTAATAAAGATAATCATGGAACTGATGTTAAAATAAGACATGGAAAGATTGATTCATCATCAAAAAACATATTATCTGAAGGTATTTTCAGAGTTGCCAGCAGGTTCAAAATGACTGAAAATTCTGTTTTTTTAATATGGAATGATATAGAGATCTGTGAAATTACTCAAGGGAAAGAAATAACAGTAAACCCCTTCACTGGAATTGAAGAAAATTTTTTAAGGGCATTGATTTTAGGTCCTGCATTTGGAATACTGCTTCACCAACGCGGCCGTTTGGTACTCCATGCCAGTACAGTTAATATAAATGGAGGTGCAGTTGCATTTATGGGATTTAACGGCGGCGGAAAATCCACTACAACAGCAGCACTAATTAATAAAGGATATCCTCTAGTTTGTGATGATATTTCAAGTGTTGAATTCGATAAAAATGGAAACCCTGTGGTATTCTCGGGTTTTCCAAGGATCAAATTATGGCCGGAGACTATTGAAATGTTTAATGATGATTTAGAAGCTTTTCCAAGGATCCATTCAGAATCAGAAAAGAGGTCCTGTTTTACTCATGAATTTTCAGAGGATAATCTGCCCCTAAAACGGATTTATATAATTGAAAAAGATGATAAAATAGGAGTAGCTGATTTAAGTTCTCAAGAATCATTAATAGAACTAATCAGGAATTCTTACTGTGCTAATATTTTTCAAAGCGCTGAACAGTCTGCAAACCTGGCTGAATATGCAACTATTGTAAAAAATGTACCTGTGAAACGTTTAAATATTGGTAATTCTTTAGACAAACTTCATAAGCTTGTAAAAATTGTAGAAGAAGATACAATGAATTAA